One genomic segment of Ipomoea triloba cultivar NCNSP0323 chromosome 9, ASM357664v1 includes these proteins:
- the LOC116030858 gene encoding expansin-A9-like produces MAPELQASLLIVLCALLPCVFGGDPQGGWLEAHATFYGPPAGTIGGACGLEEFKQTYSPYTTALSPALFNNAASCGACYEIKCVNTTGQCKAPQKSITVTATDLCPTGDGKWCAPPRAHFDLSMPAYLRIGEYKAGVIPVNYRRVPCMRKGGERFTISGHQYFNLVTVSNVGGSGDVKKVEVNAEGDEKWTQLKRNWGEKWETNEKLSGKSLTFRVTTNDGKTVTSQNVAPKSWQYGQTFEGRN; encoded by the exons ATGGCACCAGAATTGCAAGCCTCATTGTTGATTGTGTTATGTGCATTATTGCCGTGTGTATTTGGCGGCGATCCACAAGGTGGATGGCTGGAAGCTCATGCCACCTTTTATGGCCCCCCTGCGGGAACCATtg GCGGGGCTTGTGGGCTTGAAGAGTTCAAGCAAACCTATTCCCCATACACTACAGCATTGAGCCCGGCATTGTTCAATAACGCAGCGAGCTGCGGAGCCTGCTACGAAATAAAATGTGTAAACACCACAGGGCAATGCAAGGCACCCCAAAAGTCCATCACTGTTACAGCCACCGATCTTTGCCCGACCGGCGATGGGAAATGGTGCGCTCCGCCGCGCGCACATTTCGACCTATCCATGCCTGCCTATCTCCGAATTGGAGAATACAAAGCCGGGGTTATTCCGGTCAACTATCGCAGGGTTCCGTGCATGAGAAAAGGAGGAGAGCGGTTTACAATATCAGGACATCAGTACTTCAACCTCGTAACGGTGTCGAACGTTGGAGGGAGCGGAGATGTTAAGAAAGTGGAGGTGAATGCTGAAGGGGATGAGAAGTGGACACAGCTAAAACGGAACTGGGGTGAGAAATGGGAGACCAATGAAAAGCTGTCTGGGAAATCTCTGACTTTCAGGGTCACCACAAACGATGGGAAAACAGTCACTTCCCAGAATGTCGCCCCCAAGTCGTGGCAGTACGGCCAGACATTTGAAGGCCGAAACTGA